The window AGGCGTCGCTTGCCTCGCGAGAAGAACGACATGTCCCAGTTGAAGATCGATGAATTCTTGAACGTGCTGCGGCGCAGCAGCCTGCTGCCGGCCGACCTCTTGGCCAAGGTCTCGCGCCGCGCCAACGAGTCGAAGACTCCCGTCGATCCGCGCAGCGTCGCCAAGTGGCTGGTCGAGAAGCAGTACATTTCGCTCTGGCAGGCCCGGCAACTCCTGGCCGGGCGCGATCGGTTCTACCTGGGGCGTTACCGCTTGATCGACCGTATCGGCAAGGGGGGCATGGGCGTCGTCTTCAAAGCGCAGCACGACGTGATGGCGCGCACCGTGGCCCTGAAGGTGATGGCGCGGCACTTGCTCAAGAAACCGCGCGCCGTCGAACGCTTCAATCGCGAAGTCAAAACCGCGGCCGCGCTCCATCACCCCAATATCATCACCGCCTTCGACGCCGACCGCGTCGGCAATACGCACTTCCTGGTCATGGAGTATGTCGAGGGGAGCGACCTGAATGCCTGGCTGCGGGCCAGAGGCCCCCTGCCCATTGCCGCGGCGTGCGAGTGCGCCATGCAGGCGGCCGAAGGGCTGAGCCACGCCTACGCCCAGAAGATGGTGCATCGCGACATCAAGCCGGTGAACATGCTGGTCACCTGGAACTCGGAAAAATCGCGGCCCGTCGTCAAGCTGCTCGACATGGGGCTGGCGCGCTTCGTCAGCGAGACGCAAGAAGAAGGCGCGCTGACGCGGGTCGGTCAAACGATCGGCACGCCCGACTATATCGCCCCCGAGGCGGCCGAGAACTTCAAGCACGCCGATATCCGCGCCGACATCTTCAGCCTGGGCTGCGCCCTGTTTCGCCTGTTGACGGGCAAGCTCCCCTTCCCGGGCGAGAATACGATGGAAAAGCTGCTCGCGCGGGCGACGCGCGACGCGCCGGTCGCCAGCAGCTTGCGTCCCGAGATTTCGCCCGAGCTCGATCAGGTCATCGCCAGGATGCTGGCGCGCGATCCCACCGCGCGCTATCAAACCCCGGACGAGGTCGTGCAGGCGCTGTCCCCCTTTGCCGCCTCGCGCGTGGGAAATCAGGGGGCGCTCGAATTCTTTCGCACGCCCATCACTGCGACGGAACGCGTCTCGGCCAGCGATCTGGAACCCGATGCCGACACGAGCCTGCAGGAGTTCTTTCGCGACTTTTCCCGCTCGCCGGTACGCGAGGAATCGCCGGCTCCGGACGACGCGCCTCCCGCCGAGCTCGAGCTTCAGCCCGAACCGGACGCTGCCGCCGAGCTCGAATTGGCGCCGCTCGAAGAAGTTCCGCACACGGTTGCCCCCAAACCGGCATCCTCCGAAAAGAAAAAGCCTGCCTCGAAATCGCCACCTCCTTCGACAGGCAAGTCCGCGGCCGTGACACCGGATAAGCTGGCGACGGCCGACGAGGAGTTGGCGCCGATCGGCGATGAGCTCGAATTGATCAGCGACGAAGGCGCTCTCACGGCGGTTGTCATCGACGACGCCGATCCCTTTGTGAAGAAGGAACGCCCCACTTCACGCGCCCGCACGGCGAAGCTCAAGCCGGGCAAATCGGGCTGGGACTCGAACCTGATGATGGTGGGGGGCGGTGTACTGCTCGCGCTGTTCATCGCCTTGGGGGTGCTGGTCTGGTCGATCTTCCGTGAAACGGGGGACCAGGCGCTCGAGCTGGCCGAGAATGAATACCGCAGCGGCGCGTACACCCAGGCGGTCCATCGCTACGACCTCTACCTGGCGAACTATCCCAGCCATACCGGCGTGGGTCTGGCACGAGTCCATCGCGGACTGGCACAACTGCGCCAAGCCACAAGTGGCGGCGGCGACTGGAGCAAGGCGCTCGACACCGCCAAGCAGGTGCTGAGCGAGATCTCGCGCGAGCAGGAGTTCGGCGAAGCCTCGGGCGATCTTGCCTCGCTGCTGCCCGCGATCGCCGAGGGGCTCGCCCAGCAGGCCCGCGAGAAGCAAGATCCCGCCCGGGTCGAGCAATCGCGCGAGGCACTGGCCCTTGTGGCACGCTGGGTGCCCAAGGCCATGCAGTCGGAGCAACAACTGACCAACATCGACCAGTTGCTGGCGCTCACCACGCGTGAAATCGATCGCGAAGCGGCCTTGAACAAGGCCGTGGCCGAGATGAACGACGCCGTGGGCGCCGGCGAGACCCGCCGTGCCTACGACGTTCGCAAGCAGTTGCTGAAAATCTATCCCGATCTCCAATCGAACGCGGCGCTCGTCGAGGCGGTGACGAAGATCGTCGAGGCTGAACAAGCAGCGGTCGCGTATACCGCCGCCGAACAGCCCGCCGAGACCGCTCCCGTGGAATCGCCGATCGTGGCCAGCGTCTCGCTGGCGCGGACGACGGGCGCCGCCGCGCCGGGCGTCGAGGGCCAGGTGGTCAGTGCGCTCGTCGATGGCGCCGCCTATGGGCTCGATGCCACGAATGGAACGCTGCTCTGGCGACAATTCGTTGGCTTCGAGACGCGCTACGTGCCAACTCCGTTGAATGCCGATGCCGGCAGCGATCTGCTGCTCGTCGACGGCGCGCGTCGGGAACTTTGCCGAGTCGAGTCGCACACCGGCAAGCCCCGCTGGCGGCATCCCCTGGGCGAGCCCCTCGTCGCCGATCCCGTGCTGCTGCGCGACCGGGTGCTCGTCAGTACGAAAAGCGGCAAGCTGATCGGCATCCAGCTCGACACGGGCTCCGCCGCCGGATCGACGCAGATTCCCGACGAGCTCGCCGTAGCGCCCGGCATCGATGCGCGACAGCGTTACGCGTACCTCCCCGGCGAACATTCGACCCTGTACGTCATCTCGCTTGCCGACGGCACTTGTGCCGGTGCTACGTATGTCGGGCACGAGCCAGGCACGATTCGGGTCGCGCCGGTGCTCGCCAGCCGCTACGTCCTGCTCGTCGACAACCATCGTCTGAATTCGTCGGTGCTGCGTGTCTTCGTCGGCAACGAGCACGGGCTTGAGCTCAAGCCCGTGCAAGAAGTTCCGCTCGAAGGGCACGTTGACGTCGCGCCACTCGTCCGCGAGCGGTGGTTATCGGTCATCACCGACCGAGGCGCGATCTACACGTTCGAGATCGGCACGCCCGATCAGCCGACTCCGCTCACCAACGTGGCCACGACTCCGCCGCAGGAGGGTGAGCCCCTCACACGCTACTTCCTGGCGGCGGGCAATCAACTCTTCGTGGCCGACGATCGTTTCACGAAGTATGACGTCCAGGCGGCGAACGCCCGGCTCTCTCCTCGCTGGGTGAACGATCAGCACGACAAGTTCCTGCAACCGCTTCGCGCCGCGGGCAACGTGCTCTTCCACGTCCGGCGCAAAGAAGGCTGGCCCGGCGCGCTCGTTTCGGCGGTGAGCTCGAGCGATGGCAAGCGGATCTGGGAAACCGCGCTGGCCGCGCCGTTGGCCGGCGGACCGCAAGTCGACACGGCTGCCGCCTCCGTCGGTGGCATGACCACCACCGGTTCGATCTATAGTCTGCCGAGCGCCAGGCTCGCTGGGAACCTGGTCGCCAGCCAGCCGAATCAACACCTCGATCTCTCGATGCCGATCCCCGATGCGTCGCGGCTGGTCGCACTGGCCAACGACTGGACGGCCGTCGGCGCCGCTGACGAACAGCGGGTGATTGTTTTCCAAGGGGGCGGCGGAGATCGACGCCCCCGCTTCGTCAGCCTGCCCGATACCCTAGCCTGCCAGCCCGGCGGAATCGCGGGGGGCCTCCTCGCGCCGGGCAAAGGTGGTCAGGTGTCGTTCGTGCCGGCCGAACCCGGCGCCGTCGCGATCGAACCCTTTCAACCTGCACTCGCGGCAGGGGCGACGATCGGCTGGCTGCGTCCCACGGCCCTCAGCGAGACTGAGGCCCTGCTCGCCGACGGCAGTACCAGGCTCTACCGCCTGACGGTCGAATCACAGCCGGCGGCGCATCTGGCGGCCGCCGCCACCGTCGAGTTCGAAACACCACTCGTCACTCCCGCGGCAGTCGCCGGATCGTTTGCCTACGCGGTGGATGCGAAAGGCCGGCTTCTAGCCTTCAAATTGCCCGATCTTGCGCCGGGCGAACCATGGAATTTGGGTGGCCGTGTCGCCTGGGGGCCGTACGGCGCGGGGGACCATGTAGTGCTCGTGACCGAGGATGCCCAGATGCACTGCTTCGACTCGTCGGGACAAAACGCCTGGAAGGCCCCCCTGCCCCACGGCAGCCTGACCGGAGAACCTGCCGCCGTAGGCGACAGTATCGTTCTGGCCACCGTGTCCGGCGTGGTCTACCGCGTCGCGGCGGACACCGGCGAATCCACTGGTCGCGTGGAGCTCGGTTGCCCCTTGGCGTCGGGCCCACTTTCGGTGGGTACAAATCTCGTCGTCGCCGGTCACGATGGAACGTTGTACGTCGTGCCGCAGCCGTAGCGCTCGTGAATGGGATCGTCCGCTCGTCACTTTCTGCCAGTCGCCGTTCCTCGATGCTCAACCCACGCCAGACCTCGATCCGACCGTACCGCCGCCGGCGAACGCCGTGGCGCGCGGTCGTAGTGCTGCTTGCGCTGGCGGCGATCGTGGCGCAAGGAGCCTGGACGGCGCTCGCGCAGGAACCGGCGGCAGAGACTCCCAACGCCGAGCAGCCTGCCCCCCCCGACAACGCGACCCCGCCACCCGTCGACGCGCCGGCAGGGCCTGCGATTCCCACCTCGCCCTCGGCCCCCACGGCCCCTTTCTACGAACAGGATCCCTTCGATCGCATCCTGCTCAAGGATGGCAATGACCTGAAGGTGCTACCGCTCGAGTTCGTCGGACGGCGGCGTCCCGAGAACCCGCGCGGCTCGGACATCATCATCGTGCGGTTTCCGGATAAGCCGGCCGAAAAGTTCGAGCTCCGCTGGCGCGACGTGCAAAGCATCACCTTCTGGGAAGAAATGGTGATGTCCGAGGCAGACAAACTCGTCGCGGCGGGCAAGTTCGACGCCGCCTACGACTATTACGCCTACCTCGACAACACGCACGCCGGCTTCGACGGCGTGAAGCAGGCCATCGAACGCTATCTGTTCGAAGAGGCCAAAACGTGGCAACGTCAGGCGCAGTACGATCGCGTGCTGGCGCTCTTGCTCGAGCTGTACGATCGCAATCCTCAATCCCCCGGTCTGCCGCGCGCGCTGGGCATTACGACGGGCAAGTTGATCGAGAAGCAGCTCTCGCAGGATGAATTCCCCGCGGCCCGCCGCCTGCTCTCCGGACTCTCGGCCAAGTATCCCGACGAGGCATCGGTCCTGCAGTGGCGAGGGTTCTTCGAGCAACGTTCGCGATCGGCCGTCGACGAGGCGCAATCACAACTGGCGGCCGGTCGCATCCGCCAGGCGCATGCCGCGGCCCGGCGCGCCATGACGATCTGGCCTGACCTGGCCGCGGCGCGGACGCTGTTCACCGATCTGAATCGCCGCTTCCCCTACGTGGCAGTGGGGGTCGCGCAGCCGGCTCCCCCCGACCCCAGCCAGGTCCACGTGCTCGACGATTGGGCCGCGCGGCGCAGTCGGCGATTGCTGCATCGCGGGCTGTTCGAGCTGGCCGGCTATGGCGTCGAGGGGGGCGAGTATCGCTCCCCGCTCGGAGAGATGCAGAGCGTCGATCTGGGTGTCGGCATGAACTTTCGCTTGCGCCATGACATCACCTGGTCTCCCGGCGGCGCGGTGCTCGGCGGCGCTGATCTCGCGCGGCAACTCCTGGCCCTGTCCGATCCGAAAAGCCCCATCTATCGCTCCGATTGGGCCGAGCTGTTCGCCAGCGTCGAGGTTCCCACGGTGTTCGAGACGAACGTGCGTCTGCGGCGCACCACTCTCCGGCCCGAAGCGATGCTGCAAGGCCCCGTGATCGATTGGGACGCGGTGCGTGAAGGTCGCCAGCCGGTGCCAACCGATGGACCCTATCGCATCGAGTCGAACGCAGGGGACGCCATTCAATACACGCTCAACGAAAACTACTTCGATCGTGGTCCTGCACAGCCCCACCTGGTCGACGAACGGCACATCGCCGATGCCGACGCGGCGATCAAGGCACTGCGTTTGGGCGATATCCTGCTGCTCGATCGTGTGAATCCCTGGCAGCTTGGCAAAGTACATGCCATTCCCAACGTGACCGTCGCGTCCTATGGCGTACCGACGGTCCACTGCCTGATTCCCAATCTTGCGAGACCGCTGCCGGCCAATCGACAGTTCCGCCGCGCGTTGGTGTATGGAATCAATCGATCATTGATTCTGAGCCGCGATCTGCTCGACAAGCGCCACGACGCGCGCAGCCGGGTGATTAGCGGGCCATTTCCGCTCGGTTATGCCTACAACGACCAGGTACACGTTCGGCCCTTCGATCCCAATCTGGCACGCGTGCTGTCGCGCGTGGCCCTGTCGGAACTCGCCAAGAAGAACAACGACGAGCAAGCCGATGCAGCGCCCCCCTCGACGCCCGATGCCAAAACGGCCTCGGCTCCCGCGGTGCCCCTCACGCAGGAAGAGCAAGAGGCCGCCATCAAGAGTACGAAGCTCATCATCGCCCTGCCGGCCGAAGACATCGCCCGCCGCGCCTGCGAGCAGATCGCGCGACAGCTTGAAGCGGTCTTGGGGCTGCAAGTCGATCTGGTCGAGCTCGATCCGCTGCAACCACCCGACCAGCACCCCCCCCACGACCTGCGCTACGCCGAACTGGCCCTCTGGGAACCGATCGTCGATGCGCGCCAACTGCTCGGTTCGGGCGGATTGGCCGGGGCCTCGAATCTGTATCTCGATCAGGCCCTGCGACAATTGGCTCACGCCAGCGATTGGCGCACGGCGCGCGACAAGCTCTTCGAGATCCATCGCCTGGCGGCCGAGGACGTCACCGTCGTGCCCCTCTGGCAACTGACCGACTACTTCGCCTATCACCAGGACCTGGAAGGTATCGGCGAAGCCCCCGTCTCGCTCTACCAGGAGATCGAACGCTGGCAGATCGCCCCGCTGCCGGTGGGGGTGGCCCAGACCGACGCGCGCGCAGCGTCGGAGCAGGGGCAGCCATGAGACGACGCCTGAGGGATCGAATCATCCGCCATGTACTTGTCACCGTGACCGCGGCCTGGCTAGCACTCGGCGCGATCCCGGCGGTGGCGCAATCGCTGTGGGATATGACCCCCTACCGCCTGCAACTGATCGTGGCCACGGCCGACGACGGGCGATTGCCCGCCGATTACGCGCCGCGGTTGAGCAGCCAGGTGGTCGATCGACTCGACTCTTTGGTCGGCGCCGCCTGGCAGATCGAATCGATCGCGCCCGACGCCCACCTGCGCCAGTTGCTGCTGGACGATCTCGCGCAGGTCACGGCCGAAGACCTCCCTCCATCGGCCCTCGAAACGGACAAGGTTCTGCTGGTGTCCGTCGGGGCGAGTTCTCGCGGCACGAAGATCCGTTCGCGCGAGTACGACGTGCGGACACAGACATGGGGCGCCACGGTCGAGCGTCAGGATGCCCAAACCCGGCCGTTGACGAACGAGGTCGTGCGCGCGGTCTTCGACAGCTTCACGCCGCTGGCGCTCGTGGACAAAGTCGAGAACAAGGTAGCCACGCTCAAGCTGCGCGCGGCGGGCCTGCCGCCGCGCGATCCCGGCCTGAGCTTCGTCTCTGCGGGCGATATCTTTCGACCCATCATGCGTCTGAACGAACGAGACGGATCGGTCAAGAAGCTGCAAGGGGTGCCCTACACCTACGTGATGATCGACGAAGTGGGGGACACCGACGCGAAAGGCGCCGTTCACAGTGGCATCCGCGGGGCGTTGGCCGCAAGAAAACGTGGGCGCACGGAGCAGTTGGCGCTGAAGATCAAGTCCCCCTCTGGCGTCACGCGACTGGAGCTGTGCTCGCGTACCGAACCCGACCGCCCGCTGGTCGGCTACGAGGTATTCGCCTACGGCCCGAACGATAAGACGACAGTTTCCCTCGGGCGCAGCGACAGCCAGGGGGTGGTCGAGGTGCCCCCAGGTCCGCAGCCGATCCGCATTCTGGTGGTGAAGAGCGGCGGCGAGTTTCTCGCGCGGCTGCCGATCGTGCCTGGTCTGGAGGCGAGGGTGCAGGCCCCCATGCAGCGTGACGACGAACGCGTATCGGCCGAAGGCTTCATCGTCGGCCTGCAGGAAGAACTGGTCGACCTGGTCGTCCGTCGCGAGGTGCTCATGGCGTTGATCCGCGCCCGCCTCGACGAGGGGAAGCTTGCCGAGGCTGAAAAGTTGAACAACGAGCTGGGCGCGCTGCGCACGCGCGAGCAATTCGCCCTGCTGATCGATGCGCAAAAGCAGCGTACCGTTTCGAAGGATCCGCTCCTGCAACGGAAAATCGATCGCCTGTTCACCGATACGCTGCAGTTGGTGAACAACTTCATGGCCAGCGCGCCGCTCGACGAACTGCAGCACGAGCTGCGCGAAGCGCGCCAGGCCGCGGCCCCCGCCGCGCCGGCCGCAGCTCCCGCCGCCGCGCCCTCCACTCCTGCTCCGGCTCCGGCCACTCCTGCTCCGGCTGCCTCGCCCGCAGCACCTGCCGCCGCACCCGCGACGGCGCCGGCTGGTGGAGACGCACCGGCAGACAAGCCAGCGGGCGGGAAATCGCTGCGCGACGTCTTTCAAGAGATGCAGGAAGAGGACCAGCAGCCCGCCGAAAACGGACCGGCCGGTACCCCGCCCGCGGGTTCCTAGAACCTGCCTGCTTCCGCCACTGCTCAATCCCCCCCCTCCTGTCGCAGCTCAATAGCCCGCCACGATGGCAGCCAGGCAGACGGCCGCCACGACGGCGGCGATGGCAATCAAAATCGACACACTGCGCGGGATGCCCTGCCGTTCGAAATGATCAAGCGTCGAGCGAATGCGGGACATCGATCGTTGCGTCTCTTCGGTCGCTGCCGCCATGGGAAACGTGCCTTGCGACGTCTGACTGATGGAGTCATCGTCTCCTAACTCGTGCGGCAGGAACGTGGCGATGACGAACGACGGTTGCGTGTCTCCTTGGTCCGGCGTGTAGTTCGCGGGGGATTGGCCGATGGGGGGTGGAGTGGGAATCTCTCGCCCGCGCGCGGCCGAAGGAACCGCGATCGGCACGCCGCCATCGTGCCAGGGCGTCAGACGTTCGACGACCTCGGCCGTGGTGGCGATGCGCTGCGCGGGGTCCTTGGCCATCATCATCAGGATGATGTCGGCGAATTCCTCGTCCACGTCGGGATTGAGCAACTGAGGCTTGAGCGGCACGTGGCGCACGTGGGCGCGAGCCTTGTCGCGCGTCGATCCTCCGGCGAACGGCACCTTGCCCGTCACCGCGTAATAGAGGGTGCAGCCCAAGGAATAGATATCGCTGGCGGGCGTGAGCTTGACGTTTCCCAAGACCTGTTCGGGACAGAGGTAGTCTGCCGTTCCGACGATCTTGCCGGTCTGCGGATCGTCGACGTCTCCCTCGAAGTAGCCGACGAGCCCCAGATCGGAGATTTTCGCCCGTCCGTCGGGGGTCACGAGCACGTTGCCCGGCTTCACGTCGCGGTGGAGGAGCCCCTTTTCGTGGGCGTGTCCCAGACCGCGCGCCACCTGCGTGATGATCGAGGCGGCCATGGCGGGCGAGAGCCGCCCCGCGCGGCGAATCAAGCGGCGCAAGTCGGTGCCGGGCACGTACTCGGTCACCAGGTAGTGAACGTTGCCATCGTGACCGGCGTCGAGCGCTCGCACGAGATTCTCATGGTCGAGCTGCGCCTGGGCGCGGATTTCTCGTTGAAAGCTGGCGACCGCCTCGGGAGTCGACTTATGGCGTGGCAGCACTTTGACCGCCACCATGCGTCCCATCACGAGGTGCTCGGCGCGGAAGACCTGCCCCATGCCCCCCTGCCCGATCGAATCGAGAATCAGATAGGGGCCGAGATGAAACCGCGGGCGGCCGGCGAGCATCTGCTGGGCCTGCCAGCGATTGACCACGCCTTGCTCGACGAGCTGATGAGCCAGATCGTCCGCGGTGGGCTCTATCTTGCCCGCGGCGCGCAACGCCTGCTCGGCGGCCTCGACCGCTTCGCGCGTGACCAGGCCACTGGCCAGGACGATCGTGCGATATTCGCTGATGCCGAGTTGAGCCATATCGAAACTCCCGCTTCACGCGCGGCGCGGGCAACGTACGATCGTCGAGACGATCCGCCAGCAACTAGCGCGGACGCGTGCGGCTCATACCGGTCGTAGGCAACACCCCTTCGCCTTCGAGCAGGTCGAGCGAAACCGCCAGTTCGACCAGCCCTTCTTCCATCTCCGGGGTGATCTTCGCCAGCGGCTCGCGGACCTCGCCACAATCGATGCCGATCTGCCGGCCGTTGATCCACTTGGTCGAGGCGATCACCGGAAACTTACGATAGATGTCTTTCACCAGCCCCGCCGCGGCCTGGGCATCGATCGCACGGCGCAGGTCGTTCGCCAGGAAGGCGTCGTACACGGCGACGAAACGTTCCGGCGCCATGCAGAGCGAGGCGCACACGACGCCGCTCGCCCCCAGTGTCAGGGCGGGCAAGGTCGTCTCGCCACGGCCGATCAAGACGTTGAAGTCGGGACGCCAGCGTTTCAGTTCGTAGACGTAATCGCACACACCGGCCGATTGCTTGATGCCGAGCACCGTCGGCACGGCCGAGGCGATCTTGTCGACGAGCGAAAGGGGGAGGGGGACGCCGCTGGCATCGGGGAGGTTGTAGAGGAAGATCGGCCGATCGGTCACTTCCGCCAAACGGCGATAGTAGGTGATGATTTCCGCGTCGCTCTTGCCATAGAAGAAAGGGGGCACGCTGCAGATGGCGTCGATGCCCAACTCCTGGCAGCGTTCGGCCGCGGCCACGGCGTCGGCCGTCGTGGCGGCAGCCACGTGAAAGATGATCCGCAGGCGATCGTCGGAAAACTCGTGGACGAGCTCGGCCATCTCGGCGCGTTCGTCGCGAGTGAGGCTCACGCCTTCGCCCGTGCCACCGCAGACCCAGAGACCGTGACAGCCCGCCGTAACGTACCACTCGACGAGCGCCCGCAGGGCATCGGTATGGATACCGCCGTCCTCTTGGAAGGGAGTCACGATGGGGGGCATGACGCCATGAAAACGGCTCATCTCGTGTGGCACGGAGACTTCCTCGCTCGGATGTTGGCTCTTGGTAGTCGACTCGAAGGAGATCGTCGCGGACGCTCGTCCGGCATCAGATCGAGGATCCATCCTATGCCGCGCCGCACCGAGCGGCAAGCGAGGCACGCGTCGTCCAAACGTGCCAATCGCGTGTTCTTGCCACCGCTGGAGGCGTGCGGGGGGCGTCGTCGGAATAATCGTGCCAGCACGAAGCATGCATTAGTGCGCGCACACCGCGCACCGTGCGCACCACTCAGTCGTCGTCTTCGGGCAGGTGAATGCCGACGTAAGTTCTTGGACGACGACCACTTGCTCTCGGGCATATGGTGGACAGACGCGGCAGCGCGGCCTTCAATTTTCGGCCGAATGTCTGCACATTTTCGCAGTTTTGACGGCCATTCGCCGCGCACCATGCGCACCAGGCAGCAAACAAATCTCTCGCTGTCACGCGCCCCTCGCCATGGACCTCGCAGCGTTCCTTGATGAAGGCGCGAATGGGACTGGCGAGATCGTCCAGGTCATTGATCAGGTCGTAGCCGTTGTCGGGCTGAACGAAGTAGCCGCGTTCGCTCAGCCGCCGCCAGCCGTCGATGGCCCACATGAGGATGCCAGGGAGCTCGTCGAACAGCTTGGCGCTGAGCGCCCGATCCTCCTGCTGGTAGAAAGACCGTTCCATCCGCAGCAGCAGCATCCGGCGCGCGAGGGACCCGCTGTTGTCTCTGAGGCGCGGCAGCTCGTTCGCCAGGATCATCAGCCGGGTGGGCAGCTTGGCCGTGATCGGTTCCAGGTTCTTGCGGTCGATGGAAAGAGTGTCCTCGCCGCTGATACTCATGAGGCGCTGGCTCACCAGGGGGCCATCGGCGCGGGGGCTCAGGCGGGCGTCGCTGATGATGGCTAACGACTTACCGAGCAGCGGCCCCAGGCCGAATTTGGTTTCGAGGCTGGCGAGGGTCGGGCAGGCGACGTTCGCCGCTCCGATCAGGGCGCGAGCGACACGCGCGATGGTCCCCTTGCCCGAGCGATCGGGACCAATCGCGACCAGGATCGTTTGGTGGGACGTGTCGGGGGTGAGCAGATAGCCAAACCAGTCCTGGAGGAGCGTACTTTGCTCTTGGGAACCGGGCCAAAGGGAAGTGAGAAAGCGGAGCCACTCGACCGGGCGTGGGGCGTTTTCGTCGAAGTCGTAATCGAGCGCCGCCGCGCCGAAAAATCGGGGCGTGGGCTGGATGCTGTACTCGCGCTGCGCCAGAAAGCTCGGCAGATGCACGAGCAGGTTCCGCGCGGCCATGATCTCGCCGGGCGGCCACTGGGGCGGGTGTGGTGGCTCGGCGTCCTCGCGCCAGCTCGGCTGATCGACCCAGCCGGGGACCAGGGCCAGCGCCTGGAGACAATCGAGCACGTTCGTCGTGACGCGGGAGTTGAGATGGTGGCAGCGCGGCGCGAGCCAGCGGACGAGGTCGGCGCGAATCTCGCTGGGCGGGATTTCGCGATACGCGCCGGCGCGCCAACCGTGCCACGAGTCTCGCCAGAAGGCGAGGCGGGGCACGCCATCGAGGCGGCTGGCAGCGAGGTAGGCCGCGGCCTCGGTCGAGGGGTCGAGCGCCCGGGCGTCCGCGCGAATGTCCGCACCGTCGAGCGACTGAG of the Pirellulales bacterium genome contains:
- a CDS encoding protein kinase, with the translated sequence MSQLKIDEFLNVLRRSSLLPADLLAKVSRRANESKTPVDPRSVAKWLVEKQYISLWQARQLLAGRDRFYLGRYRLIDRIGKGGMGVVFKAQHDVMARTVALKVMARHLLKKPRAVERFNREVKTAAALHHPNIITAFDADRVGNTHFLVMEYVEGSDLNAWLRARGPLPIAAACECAMQAAEGLSHAYAQKMVHRDIKPVNMLVTWNSEKSRPVVKLLDMGLARFVSETQEEGALTRVGQTIGTPDYIAPEAAENFKHADIRADIFSLGCALFRLLTGKLPFPGENTMEKLLARATRDAPVASSLRPEISPELDQVIARMLARDPTARYQTPDEVVQALSPFAASRVGNQGALEFFRTPITATERVSASDLEPDADTSLQEFFRDFSRSPVREESPAPDDAPPAELELQPEPDAAAELELAPLEEVPHTVAPKPASSEKKKPASKSPPPSTGKSAAVTPDKLATADEELAPIGDELELISDEGALTAVVIDDADPFVKKERPTSRARTAKLKPGKSGWDSNLMMVGGGVLLALFIALGVLVWSIFRETGDQALELAENEYRSGAYTQAVHRYDLYLANYPSHTGVGLARVHRGLAQLRQATSGGGDWSKALDTAKQVLSEISREQEFGEASGDLASLLPAIAEGLAQQAREKQDPARVEQSREALALVARWVPKAMQSEQQLTNIDQLLALTTREIDREAALNKAVAEMNDAVGAGETRRAYDVRKQLLKIYPDLQSNAALVEAVTKIVEAEQAAVAYTAAEQPAETAPVESPIVASVSLARTTGAAAPGVEGQVVSALVDGAAYGLDATNGTLLWRQFVGFETRYVPTPLNADAGSDLLLVDGARRELCRVESHTGKPRWRHPLGEPLVADPVLLRDRVLVSTKSGKLIGIQLDTGSAAGSTQIPDELAVAPGIDARQRYAYLPGEHSTLYVISLADGTCAGATYVGHEPGTIRVAPVLASRYVLLVDNHRLNSSVLRVFVGNEHGLELKPVQEVPLEGHVDVAPLVRERWLSVITDRGAIYTFEIGTPDQPTPLTNVATTPPQEGEPLTRYFLAAGNQLFVADDRFTKYDVQAANARLSPRWVNDQHDKFLQPLRAAGNVLFHVRRKEGWPGALVSAVSSSDGKRIWETALAAPLAGGPQVDTAAASVGGMTTTGSIYSLPSARLAGNLVASQPNQHLDLSMPIPDASRLVALANDWTAVGAADEQRVIVFQGGGGDRRPRFVSLPDTLACQPGGIAGGLLAPGKGGQVSFVPAEPGAVAIEPFQPALAAGATIGWLRPTALSETEALLADGSTRLYRLTVESQPAAHLAAAATVEFETPLVTPAAVAGSFAYAVDAKGRLLAFKLPDLAPGEPWNLGGRVAWGPYGAGDHVVLVTEDAQMHCFDSSGQNAWKAPLPHGSLTGEPAAVGDSIVLATVSGVVYRVAADTGESTGRVELGCPLASGPLSVGTNLVVAGHDGTLYVVPQP
- a CDS encoding serine/threonine protein kinase, with product MAQLGISEYRTIVLASGLVTREAVEAAEQALRAAGKIEPTADDLAHQLVEQGVVNRWQAQQMLAGRPRFHLGPYLILDSIGQGGMGQVFRAEHLVMGRMVAVKVLPRHKSTPEAVASFQREIRAQAQLDHENLVRALDAGHDGNVHYLVTEYVPGTDLRRLIRRAGRLSPAMAASIITQVARGLGHAHEKGLLHRDVKPGNVLVTPDGRAKISDLGLVGYFEGDVDDPQTGKIVGTADYLCPEQVLGNVKLTPASDIYSLGCTLYYAVTGKVPFAGGSTRDKARAHVRHVPLKPQLLNPDVDEEFADIILMMMAKDPAQRIATTAEVVERLTPWHDGGVPIAVPSAARGREIPTPPPIGQSPANYTPDQGDTQPSFVIATFLPHELGDDDSISQTSQGTFPMAAATEETQRSMSRIRSTLDHFERQGIPRSVSILIAIAAVVAAVCLAAIVAGY
- a CDS encoding dihydrodipicolinate synthase family protein; this encodes MPHEMSRFHGVMPPIVTPFQEDGGIHTDALRALVEWYVTAGCHGLWVCGGTGEGVSLTRDERAEMAELVHEFSDDRLRIIFHVAAATTADAVAAAERCQELGIDAICSVPPFFYGKSDAEIITYYRRLAEVTDRPIFLYNLPDASGVPLPLSLVDKIASAVPTVLGIKQSAGVCDYVYELKRWRPDFNVLIGRGETTLPALTLGASGVVCASLCMAPERFVAVYDAFLANDLRRAIDAQAAAGLVKDIYRKFPVIASTKWINGRQIGIDCGEVREPLAKITPEMEEGLVELAVSLDLLEGEGVLPTTGMSRTRPR